In Planctomycetota bacterium, the genomic window CATGGGTTTTTTCCATCCCGTCTAGGCTTAGAGAAAAGAAAGAAATATCAAATTCCTTTAATTTAACCGCAATTTTAGGGGTGATTTTCAATGGGGTACCTGCAACGCCGATTCTGTCAATAATACCGGATTTTTTGTATTCGTAAGCCACTTCAAGAATATCGAAAAAATCTTTTCTTTGGAGAGGGTCGCCTCCGGTAAAAGTTATCTGGCCTATAAGGTTATTTTTAAGAAGGAACGTTCGGAAGCTTGCCAGTATTTCAAGGCAATAGTTGTAAGAGATATCTTTTTTAAAATACCTGCCTGCCCGGTTGCAATGCTTGCATTCACCTTCGCATTTATTAGTAATCGCCCAGCGAAATGAATATCCGGTGCGGTTTTTGCATTCTGATAATTTTAAATTTTTCATCATTCCACCCAGCACATTCTGTGGGGGCCGTAAATACTTCCCGGTGTATGATGGACGCACCCGATACCCTGCCCGCAATAAACCACCGCCGGGCAGGCACGGCATTTGGCAAATTCCGCTTTTTTCTTTTCAGTGTACGGCACATCCTCAAGTGACCTCAACAAATCAGATGATTCGTAAATTTTACGGAAGGAATCCTGCGGAACGCGCCCTATTTTTATCGGGATAAGCCTTCGGAGATACACATCGCCATCCGGTAAAACCGCAAAAATAATTCCTTGCTCATTAGTTTCCGGTGCTTTGTCCGCTCCCCTAATCTTAAGATATTCATTCCACCTGCCCAGTTCATAAAAAAGCAGGGAGAATAAGTGGCCACCGGCAATTATTCCGTTCTTAAGGTTTTGGTGTTTACCGGGAAGCGAATCAAGCAGTCCAAGTACATCAATCAAAAGTTTCCTGTATTCTGAAGGCAAAAGCAGGTCGTTTTCAAGATTACTGCCTGCCCCGACCGGCGTAATAGGGAAAAACACAAACTTCGAAATGTTTTCCGAAATAACCCTACGGATAACATCGAGTAACTCTTTGGCATTAGCGCGATAGAGGCAAAAAGCGGCATGAGCGGTGATGCCAACATCATGAAGGCATCTGAACGCGTTTATGGTTTTCTTAAAACCGCCCGGTTTACGGATAAAATCATGAGTAGTTTCAAGCCCATCAATATTTAACCGGCAAATGATATCAGGGGACAATGATTTCAAACGGCGGGCGATTTCTTCGTTTATATAGTCGGGGTTGCATAAAATCCTGATATTCTTGATGGCGCCTGACCGTTGATATTCAGCGGCAATTTCAAGGATATCCATGAAATCTCCGCGCAAAAGCGGGTCACCGCCGGTAAAGGTCACATTGGCATTAAGCGGATAAGCCTTGCTGAATTCGCGATAAGAGTTGAGTATTTTCAGGCAATCACCATGAGAAAGGTCTTTGTGTGATGTCCCGTCTTTTCGGAAACAGAATTTACAGTTATTGCCGCATTCGGAAGTAATCTCCCAAAAAAGATAGCATTTTTTATTTTTTGGAATCCGCTCCGCTTGTGGAATTTTGCTGTTAATGGGATACATAATATTTATGCATAACACAATTTCACCGCACAGTCAACTGTTTTTTACGGCATCCTAAGTACAGCAAATCACAATAAGGTGTCCGAAAAGTGTCATTGCGAGGGAGTCCCGCAGGGCGGGACGACCGAAGCAATCTCATATTCTCCGCATAAAACAGAGATTGCCACGCTCCCCCGCCGAAGCGAGGTCGCTCGCAATGACGACATAGAGGAGGCTTTTTTGGACACCCATTTATGATTTACGGTACTAAGACTTCCTGCTCTTTCTACTGTTACACCAGGCATTTATTTCAAAATAAAACAATCTTTAAAGCCAAATGGCTGTTAAAACACAGCCGATCCTGATTGTCCGAAAACTAATAACCCTTACAAAGGCTTTAATTCTTCAACCCCATTAAATTCTATATAATTAATATCCAGCCCCGAACATTTTTTTATCAGCCGGCAGCCATAGCATTTATCCGGGTGGTTTTTTCTCATATCGATGACGGGTTCAACAAGATACCTCCCTCTTTTTATATACCCCAAATAATTATTAGGATACCTGCGGGCGGTTATCGATTCCGGTGCGATGCATAACGGAAAATCACGCAGCACGATATTCAGCTTTTTCTTGCGGCTTATTTCACCCGTTTTTTTAAGATAAAGCGCGGCATCGCTGTGCTTCACCAAAATACCTTTATTCTCCAGCGCGCGACCCTGGTATTTTGCGGAAAATATTTGCAAGCCGAGCAGG contains:
- a CDS encoding radical SAM protein, which codes for MYPINSKIPQAERIPKNKKCYLFWEITSECGNNCKFCFRKDGTSHKDLSHGDCLKILNSYREFSKAYPLNANVTFTGGDPLLRGDFMDILEIAAEYQRSGAIKNIRILCNPDYINEEIARRLKSLSPDIICRLNIDGLETTHDFIRKPGGFKKTINAFRCLHDVGITAHAAFCLYRANAKELLDVIRRVISENISKFVFFPITPVGAGSNLENDLLLPSEYRKLLIDVLGLLDSLPGKHQNLKNGIIAGGHLFSLLFYELGRWNEYLKIRGADKAPETNEQGIIFAVLPDGDVYLRRLIPIKIGRVPQDSFRKIYESSDLLRSLEDVPYTEKKKAEFAKCRACPAVVYCGQGIGCVHHTPGSIYGPHRMCWVE